In a genomic window of uncultured Flavobacterium sp.:
- a CDS encoding fasciclin domain-containing protein — MKTIKTKLIALLALISFVTVSCNNDDDNSGQTPQTIVSLAQANPNLSSLVAALEKADLVTTLKSSGSFTVFAPTNAAFSAFLTANGYADLNAVPVPLLKEILLNHVLSTKVKSTEISTGYVKTMAKGSASTINTLSMYLEKGTGVDINGGKTNGGATVTTADIEASNGIIHVVDGVIGLPTIVNHAIANKNFTTLVAALTYNPSSGFAGILSGTASSPFTVFAPTNTAFASFLTETGYSGLAAIPANVLETTLKYHVVAGANVLSTSLTNGQVVSTFAGQNFTIGLTGGAKITDTNGRVSTIIATDVQCSNGVIHVIDKVLLPKF, encoded by the coding sequence ATGAAAACAATTAAAACCAAGTTAATTGCTCTTTTAGCGTTAATTTCTTTCGTCACCGTTTCCTGCAACAATGATGATGATAATTCAGGTCAAACTCCCCAAACAATTGTATCACTTGCGCAAGCAAATCCAAATCTAAGCTCTCTGGTAGCTGCTTTAGAAAAAGCAGATTTAGTCACGACGTTGAAATCTTCCGGTTCGTTTACCGTTTTTGCGCCAACAAATGCTGCTTTTAGCGCTTTTTTAACCGCAAATGGTTACGCAGATCTCAATGCAGTTCCTGTTCCTTTACTCAAGGAAATATTATTAAATCACGTATTAAGTACTAAAGTAAAATCAACTGAAATTTCTACAGGTTATGTAAAAACAATGGCAAAAGGAAGTGCGTCAACTATAAATACCTTAAGCATGTATCTTGAAAAAGGAACAGGTGTAGATATTAATGGTGGAAAAACAAATGGCGGAGCAACAGTAACAACGGCCGATATTGAAGCTTCAAACGGAATAATTCATGTTGTTGATGGCGTCATCGGTTTGCCTACAATTGTAAATCACGCAATTGCCAACAAAAATTTCACTACTCTTGTAGCCGCTTTGACTTACAATCCATCCTCTGGATTTGCGGGAATATTATCAGGAACAGCTAGCTCACCCTTCACTGTTTTTGCTCCAACAAATACTGCTTTCGCAAGTTTTTTAACCGAAACAGGATATTCTGGACTTGCTGCTATTCCTGCAAATGTATTAGAAACAACTCTAAAATATCATGTGGTTGCCGGCGCTAATGTCCTTTCGACTTCTTTAACAAACGGACAAGTAGTAAGCACTTTTGCCGGGCAAAATTTTACAATTGGCTTGACTGGAGGAGCAAAAATTACAGATACAAATGGAAGAGTCAGTACTATAATTGCTACAGATGTTCAATGCTCAAACGGAGTCATTCATGTCATTGACAAAGTTTTGTTACCTAAATTTTAA
- a CDS encoding DUF4956 domain-containing protein: MDLNELSGRFLLLFFSILILYFFSNRKDNETINPLMVIVGLCTFSLCYLFTKIEIGVGIGFGLFAIFSILRFRTQSFTVNAIIFLFATITLSILDIMYPYEKIEVLLFFQVIIIGFYIIASVIVNKKASKYLNIVEVKIALESDFSLDNQTIRKSVQQKMNIDDFDFKIVNINTVSNEIDLQVFY; encoded by the coding sequence ATGGATTTAAACGAACTTTCAGGAAGATTTCTATTGTTGTTTTTCTCAATTTTGATTTTGTATTTTTTCTCCAATAGAAAAGATAATGAAACGATAAACCCTTTGATGGTTATTGTTGGTCTTTGCACTTTTTCACTTTGTTATTTGTTTACAAAAATTGAAATTGGCGTTGGAATTGGGTTTGGATTATTTGCTATTTTCTCCATTTTAAGATTCAGAACACAGTCTTTTACTGTAAATGCAATTATCTTTTTGTTTGCTACAATTACGCTTTCTATTTTGGATATTATGTATCCGTATGAGAAAATAGAAGTACTTCTGTTTTTTCAGGTTATCATTATCGGATTTTATATTATAGCGTCGGTAATAGTCAATAAAAAAGCTTCTAAATATTTGAATATAGTAGAAGTGAAAATCGCTTTAGAAAGTGATTTTTCTTTAGACAATCAAACAATACGAAAGTCTGTTCAGCAAAAAATGAATATTGATGATTTCGATTTTAAAATTGTGAATATAAATACGGTTTCAAACGAAATTGATCTTCAGGTATTCTACTGA
- a CDS encoding PEP/pyruvate-binding domain-containing protein, producing the protein MQKYIYSLFFLFIAVTLSAQRYSASLSNYDAYKAFRGKPLSDKFSNIESVKVIYDLKKQKMYYFNSSLILLHYDFVTNYLGYSQDLEVFNNENYSDTMKDRDFFLGNLNHIKGTEKWIFELAASDHMPIESIERFYNLIVKSTFIGSNLKFYLNNPTQMEWFQQQKFKIPCVKSDYIFNEIKYQEVVAGTNIGILKQYKIKDLEKTKPNPDEIIVLDGTPDILPNVRGIIVNELQTPLSHLVLLGKNRKIPIMAYTTALQDNNIKRLLSKKVELKIEIDTFYIKETTKKIEPKASTKKKKLIIDNSVTDLVDLATIPKKGINYIGSKAQNMAYLIAISKETAFKTPEDAHAIPFYFYTKHIQKKSISPLITELLEYPHKDSTVWIYHQLKKIRDAIKKEPVDPELIAKLNATFKNAKFKNFRFRSSTNAEDLDDFNGAGLYDSKTGILGDSIKTFEKAIKQVWASVWNEASYNERELFGIDQHNIAMGVLVHRSFPDELANGVIITKNMFRENFPGITVNVQKGENSVVKPEKGEICEQFVAYHFNSGKDDTDFDVDYTSNSNLNNNEPLLSRKEMSRLFLVSSKIEEKMYRYWKKNRYHPVDIEFKIVGENRDLYIKQVRPFNE; encoded by the coding sequence ATGCAAAAATACATTTACAGTCTGTTTTTTCTATTCATTGCAGTTACTTTAAGTGCTCAAAGATATTCTGCGTCATTGTCAAATTATGACGCATACAAAGCATTTAGAGGCAAACCTTTATCAGATAAATTTTCGAATATAGAATCTGTAAAAGTCATCTATGATCTAAAAAAACAAAAAATGTACTACTTCAATAGTAGCCTCATTCTTTTGCATTATGACTTTGTTACCAATTATTTAGGATATAGCCAAGATTTAGAAGTTTTTAATAATGAGAATTATAGTGATACGATGAAAGACAGAGATTTTTTTCTGGGAAATCTTAATCATATCAAAGGAACTGAGAAATGGATTTTCGAATTAGCGGCTTCAGATCATATGCCAATTGAATCTATTGAACGCTTTTATAATTTAATCGTAAAATCGACTTTTATTGGTTCAAATTTGAAATTCTACCTGAACAATCCGACTCAAATGGAATGGTTTCAGCAACAAAAATTCAAGATTCCTTGCGTAAAATCAGATTATATTTTTAACGAAATCAAATATCAGGAAGTTGTTGCGGGAACAAATATTGGCATTTTAAAACAATACAAAATCAAAGACTTAGAAAAGACAAAACCTAATCCTGACGAAATTATCGTTCTGGACGGAACACCGGATATTTTACCTAATGTAAGAGGAATTATTGTAAACGAATTACAAACGCCTTTAAGTCATTTAGTGCTTTTGGGCAAGAACAGAAAAATTCCGATAATGGCTTACACAACAGCTTTACAGGATAATAATATCAAAAGATTACTTTCGAAAAAAGTAGAATTAAAAATTGAAATTGATACTTTTTATATCAAAGAAACTACTAAAAAAATAGAACCAAAAGCTTCTACCAAAAAGAAAAAACTAATCATAGATAATAGTGTTACTGATTTAGTAGATTTAGCCACAATTCCTAAAAAGGGAATAAATTACATTGGTTCTAAAGCTCAAAACATGGCTTATTTAATCGCTATCTCAAAAGAAACTGCGTTTAAAACTCCAGAAGATGCACATGCAATTCCGTTTTATTTTTATACCAAACACATTCAGAAAAAATCTATTTCGCCATTAATTACCGAACTTTTAGAATATCCGCATAAAGATTCTACAGTTTGGATTTATCATCAATTGAAAAAAATTCGTGATGCAATTAAGAAAGAACCTGTAGATCCTGAATTAATTGCAAAACTGAATGCAACCTTTAAAAATGCTAAGTTTAAAAACTTCAGATTCAGATCTTCTACAAATGCAGAAGATTTAGATGATTTTAATGGCGCCGGATTATATGATTCTAAAACCGGGATTCTTGGCGACAGCATTAAAACATTTGAAAAAGCAATTAAACAAGTTTGGGCAAGCGTCTGGAATGAAGCTTCTTATAACGAAAGAGAACTTTTTGGCATTGACCAGCATAATATTGCAATGGGAGTTTTGGTTCATCGTTCTTTTCCCGATGAACTTGCAAATGGCGTTATAATTACAAAAAATATGTTCCGGGAAAATTTCCCGGGTATAACTGTTAATGTTCAGAAAGGCGAAAACTCCGTTGTAAAACCAGAAAAAGGAGAAATATGCGAACAATTTGTCGCTTATCATTTTAATTCCGGAAAAGACGACACTGATTTTGATGTAGATTATACTTCAAATTCCAATTTAAACAATAATGAACCTTTATTAAGCCGAAAAGAAATGAGTCGGTTATTTCTTGTGAGTTCAAAAATCGAAGAAAAAATGTATCGTTATTGGAAAAAAAACAGATATCATCCGGTAGATATTGAGTTTAAAATTGTTGGAGAAAACAGGGATTTGTATATTAAACAAGTTCGCCCTTTTAATGAATAA